One segment of Rosa chinensis cultivar Old Blush chromosome 6, RchiOBHm-V2, whole genome shotgun sequence DNA contains the following:
- the LOC112173433 gene encoding auxin-responsive protein SAUR50, whose product MAIRKYNKLPQTAVLKQILKRCSSLGKKQHGYDENGLPIDVPKGHFPVYVGENRTRYIVPISFLTHPEFQCLLRQAEEEFGFDHDMGLTIPCEEVVFRSLTSTLR is encoded by the coding sequence ATGGCAATCCGAAAATACAACAAGCTCCCCCAAACCGCAGTCCTCAAGCAGATCCTCAAGCGATGCTCGAGCTTGGGGAAGAAGCAACACGGCTACGATGAAAATGGTCTTCCCATCGACGTCCCCAAGGGCCATTTCCCGGTTTATGTGGGAGAGAACAGGACGAGGTACATTGTTCCCATCTCCTTCTTGACTCACCCTGAGTTCCAGTGCCTCCTCCGTCAAGCCGAAGAAGAGTTCGGGTTCGATCACGACATGGGCCTCACGATTCCTTGCGAGGAAGTCGTTTTTCGCTCTCTGACTTCCACGCTCAGATGA